A single window of Rhizobium sp. CCGE531 DNA harbors:
- a CDS encoding cellulose synthase, which produces MKSTLIMAFMAVAVAGFTLATKDHDSPEDKIKLAKSSRLEPQITLAGDMTQGGIPGQPVDLRALADHIQANAPAPVLPEPSNTVQTAQTVPDTVAQTTPPSQSAPQPSSQQQGQAEPANNPPKVDESALRYFASRGDKARLQAEISRLQALYPNWTPPADPLAVPQNSDKRLEAMWQLYSEGRYAEVRKAVADRQTAETGWQPPSDLLERLDVAEARTRLVNASDLKQYATVIDVGANTPSLLTCSDIDILWRVAEAFIRSDRAARGEDAYKYVLKTCTNPQERIATIQKAAGLLPYQPMQDLLSLEKPDGNGGREFDSIRTDLARRFVAQGNEDPKLTVAQDYLSQVERIARSQGLASDDSLLGWYYLRRGNYSDAEQWFKAAHEKEDSATISQGLALVLIADHKPQEAEDVMYKWRNESKDAIATYLAATANLMALQPPANLSEDVLRRVAAEIVKEKYVPTAQQFGWYARTLNQPQAAARWFETALRWKPDDEPSAYGLAITRNQLNDRQGVAEVQRLWAGRSQRIAVLGEPAPRTPVSTPLPSPNQAAQTTEPPASQPTPQATQQGSPQYVAPVAPQAAAQVPMTQANANAPIAVQPAAPGRRSPSVEYTEPQTRTKTVARTARQPSGCTITVNAELLTPANALSRGWCLMNLNRPLEAVEAFAVALNNADPKSREEAAYGQSLAYLRAGLANNAAVAATKAPMSHQRAAELQVAILSDRALSAFSGKRYHETLLYLDQRAQLQQERVDLMVLRGYCYLNLKMYDDAERIFTAVAATGNRDGSRGLRDLMLAKHPQPGDY; this is translated from the coding sequence ATAAAGTCCACCTTGATCATGGCTTTCATGGCCGTCGCCGTGGCGGGGTTCACGCTCGCGACAAAGGATCATGACTCGCCCGAGGACAAGATCAAGCTGGCAAAGTCCAGTCGCCTGGAACCGCAGATCACGCTCGCCGGTGATATGACGCAGGGCGGCATCCCCGGACAGCCCGTCGATCTGCGGGCACTCGCCGATCACATACAGGCAAACGCGCCCGCCCCGGTTCTCCCCGAGCCTTCAAACACCGTGCAAACGGCTCAGACGGTGCCGGACACGGTCGCGCAAACAACACCACCATCGCAATCAGCACCACAGCCTTCATCGCAGCAACAGGGCCAAGCTGAGCCTGCCAATAATCCGCCCAAAGTGGATGAAAGCGCATTGCGCTATTTTGCCAGCCGTGGCGACAAGGCAAGGCTGCAGGCCGAAATCTCCCGCCTGCAGGCGCTCTATCCCAATTGGACACCGCCGGCCGATCCGCTGGCCGTTCCGCAAAACAGCGACAAGCGGCTCGAGGCCATGTGGCAGCTCTATTCGGAGGGCCGCTATGCAGAGGTGCGCAAGGCCGTTGCCGATCGCCAGACGGCCGAAACCGGCTGGCAGCCGCCCTCCGATCTCCTTGAGCGCCTCGACGTAGCAGAAGCGCGCACACGCCTTGTCAACGCCTCCGACCTCAAGCAATACGCGACTGTGATCGATGTCGGCGCCAATACGCCGAGCCTGCTGACCTGCAGCGACATCGACATCCTCTGGCGCGTTGCCGAAGCCTTCATCCGCTCGGATCGCGCCGCGCGCGGCGAGGACGCTTACAAATATGTCCTGAAGACCTGCACCAATCCGCAGGAACGGATTGCCACCATTCAGAAAGCCGCGGGCCTGCTGCCGTATCAGCCGATGCAGGATCTGCTGTCGCTCGAGAAGCCCGACGGCAATGGCGGGCGGGAGTTCGACAGTATAAGGACCGATCTTGCCCGCCGTTTCGTAGCCCAGGGCAATGAAGACCCCAAGCTGACCGTCGCACAGGACTATCTGTCTCAAGTCGAACGTATCGCCCGAAGCCAAGGCCTAGCATCGGATGATTCGCTGCTCGGCTGGTACTATCTGCGCCGTGGCAACTACAGCGATGCGGAACAATGGTTCAAAGCCGCGCATGAGAAAGAGGATTCCGCAACGATCTCGCAAGGCCTCGCCCTGGTTCTGATCGCCGACCATAAGCCGCAAGAAGCCGAAGACGTCATGTACAAGTGGCGCAACGAATCCAAGGATGCGATAGCGACCTACCTTGCCGCGACTGCCAATCTGATGGCCCTGCAGCCACCCGCCAATCTCAGCGAAGACGTGCTGCGACGTGTCGCCGCCGAGATCGTGAAGGAGAAATATGTGCCGACGGCGCAGCAATTCGGCTGGTACGCCCGCACGCTGAACCAACCGCAGGCCGCGGCCCGCTGGTTCGAGACGGCCCTACGCTGGAAGCCGGATGATGAACCTTCTGCCTATGGTCTCGCAATCACGCGCAATCAGTTGAATGACCGGCAGGGCGTCGCCGAGGTCCAACGGCTCTGGGCCGGCCGCTCGCAGCGCATCGCCGTCCTCGGTGAGCCGGCCCCGCGCACGCCTGTCTCGACGCCATTACCCTCCCCCAACCAGGCAGCGCAGACAACAGAGCCGCCCGCGTCTCAACCGACGCCTCAGGCAACACAACAGGGCAGCCCGCAATATGTAGCGCCGGTCGCTCCTCAAGCGGCAGCTCAGGTCCCCATGACGCAAGCCAATGCCAACGCGCCAATCGCCGTACAGCCGGCCGCACCTGGTCGCCGTTCCCCGTCAGTCGAATATACTGAACCGCAAACCCGCACGAAAACGGTTGCCCGCACAGCGCGGCAACCTTCCGGATGCACGATTACCGTCAATGCAGAGCTGCTCACACCTGCCAATGCCTTGTCGCGCGGCTGGTGCCTGATGAACCTCAATCGACCGTTGGAGGCTGTGGAAGCCTTCGCCGTCGCATTGAACAATGCAGATCCAAAGTCCCGGGAAGAGGCCGCCTATGGCCAGAGCCTCGCCTATCTTCGCGCCGGCCTTGCCAACAATGCAGCCGTGGCCGCAACCAAGGCCCCGATGAGCCATCAACGCGCCGCCGAATTGCAGGTAGCCATACTCTCCGACCGCGCATTATCCGCCTTCTCCGGCAAACGCTACCACGAGACGCTGCTCTATCTCGACCAGCGCGCGCAGCTGCAACAGGAGCGCGTCGATCTCATGGTGCTGCGCGGATATTGCTATCTCAATCTCAAAATGTACGACGATGCCGAGCGCATCTTCACCGCAGTCGCCGCCACCGGCAACCGCGACGGTAGCCGGGGGCTGCGAGACCTCATGCTTGCCAAGCACCCGCAGCCGGGCGATTATTGA
- a CDS encoding glycosyl hydrolase family 8: MRGWRSLLAICTVTALMVAQPVAAQHAAIDPQAWTAYKAKFLDQSGRIIDNGNNGISHSEGQGYGLLLAYLANKQADFEQIWYFTRTELLLRDDGLAVWKWDPAATPHVTDTNNASDGDLLIAYALALAGSAWDRKDYLQVAANMANAILARMVINYGGRTLLIPGVDGYLPPGRKDGPVINPSYWIFEAFPVMALLAPSDRWRKLNDDGLTLLRAMQFGPRKLPADWVSLKAKPEPAEGFEAEFGYNAVRIPLYLARAGIDDKALLTRLRQGMTVEGAPAAIDLTTGKPKDRLSDPGYGIVNDVVACVVNGTKLPASVRQFAPSLYYPATLQLLSLAFVAEKHPECL, from the coding sequence ATGAGAGGCTGGCGCTCCCTTCTTGCGATCTGCACCGTAACTGCCCTAATGGTAGCCCAACCCGTCGCCGCTCAGCACGCCGCAATCGATCCGCAAGCCTGGACTGCCTATAAAGCGAAGTTTCTCGATCAGAGCGGCCGCATCATCGACAATGGCAATAACGGCATCAGCCACAGCGAAGGGCAAGGCTACGGTCTCCTGCTTGCCTATCTCGCCAACAAGCAGGCCGATTTCGAACAGATCTGGTATTTCACCCGCACGGAACTCCTGCTCCGCGACGATGGCCTCGCCGTCTGGAAATGGGATCCGGCCGCCACACCGCACGTCACGGACACGAACAACGCCTCCGACGGCGATCTGTTGATCGCCTATGCCTTGGCGCTTGCAGGATCAGCCTGGGACAGGAAGGATTATCTGCAGGTCGCCGCGAACATGGCCAACGCCATCCTCGCCCGCATGGTCATCAATTACGGAGGGCGGACGCTACTCATTCCCGGTGTGGATGGGTATCTGCCGCCGGGGCGCAAAGATGGCCCCGTCATCAATCCATCCTATTGGATTTTCGAGGCGTTTCCCGTCATGGCCCTCTTGGCGCCTTCCGATCGCTGGCGGAAGCTGAATGACGATGGTCTGACCCTGCTGCGTGCGATGCAGTTTGGCCCACGCAAGCTTCCGGCCGATTGGGTCAGCCTGAAGGCCAAGCCGGAGCCCGCCGAGGGCTTCGAGGCGGAATTCGGCTATAACGCCGTCAGGATCCCACTTTACCTGGCGCGAGCCGGCATAGACGACAAAGCCCTGCTCACGCGTCTGCGGCAAGGCATGACCGTCGAGGGAGCGCCGGCGGCGATCGACCTTACAACCGGCAAGCCGAAGGACCGGCTTTCCGATCCCGGTTATGGAATTGTTAACGATGTTGTGGCGTGTGTGGTGAACGGAACGAAACTGCCGGCTTCGGTCAGGCAGTTCGCGCCATCGCTTTACTATCCGGCCACCTTGCAACTGCTGAGCCTGGCTTTCGTCGCGGAGAAACACCCGGAGTGTTTATAA
- a CDS encoding cellulose biosynthesis cyclic di-GMP-binding regulatory protein BcsB, whose amino-acid sequence MIRILPALILPTLIILLGAATAQAQTAPFDMSGERPKGASPAVPRITIPPRTTAPQAEPPKTTAPSAAIPQAVTPKAITPQVTPPLVITPPAATPQTAAPQTKTPVAPVQASPQEAPKAKPTIAAAPTPAFRRYVVPFAKLRLEGEADRRSWSIYLTPEQAAAPAKLSFAYQNAVVVAPEASQLTVLLNDRVVHQQQIGSSDNESDVTFDIPRGLLQPGANLLTFEAEQRHRVDCDIPSTYELWSDIDPARTYLSFAGNEAEKLSTTDAIRAIGVDGAGKTQFNLVVPALAQPGTTKPILRLAQGLALLSGMPNETFSFDTDVLPSPGPGKMTVIVGTPAELQPVFAVATSAQNGALATFATDPRSGQQLLLISGPSWQAISSAIDMVVSPTDRDPNTPRDLLVTQRWTAPDAPLIYSDTSLSFEQLGVKTTEFSGRRFHTSFNVAIPSDFYANAYGEATILLDAAYAKDVRPGSHIDVYVNGSIATTKPITATGGGIFRQLPIRITMRHFKPGLNTITLEAILLADEDSACAPAATSSTTPRFALFDTSQFRVPDFARVAQRPNLAAFAGTGYPYNRGSEPTALFIDRADADTLSAAATLLGRMALVAGHPIPMDPTVSSNTVGTRNALFIGSVSQLPSTVLTQMNISSSSQVAWRPPAPGQTGTPEASVTIADWRSRISGGLLQGQMEHFQQWMHRNFDITLSSLRFIPGSEQVFTPSNANSLLIAQEANPTNDAGWTVVTAPNAQDLRSGVEAMTAQNAWPEISGRITVYSGKTGKINTVPVSRFTLVTSQPWSLTNYRLIAANWLSSNILSYALLFVAASFLLGVSTASVLSKIGRRE is encoded by the coding sequence ATGATCCGTATCCTGCCTGCTCTTATCCTTCCTACTCTTATTATTCTCCTGGGCGCTGCGACCGCGCAGGCGCAGACGGCGCCTTTCGACATGTCGGGCGAGCGGCCGAAAGGCGCATCGCCGGCAGTGCCGCGGATCACCATACCCCCCCGGACGACAGCACCACAGGCCGAACCGCCCAAGACGACAGCGCCTTCAGCCGCAATTCCGCAGGCTGTGACACCTAAGGCCATTACTCCTCAGGTTACTCCACCTTTGGTCATAACGCCGCCAGCCGCCACGCCGCAAACCGCTGCGCCGCAGACCAAAACGCCCGTCGCCCCGGTTCAAGCAAGCCCCCAGGAAGCGCCGAAGGCGAAACCGACAATTGCTGCCGCACCCACGCCGGCGTTCCGTCGCTATGTCGTTCCCTTCGCCAAATTGCGATTGGAGGGGGAGGCCGATCGCAGGTCCTGGTCGATCTATCTGACGCCCGAGCAAGCCGCAGCACCGGCGAAATTGAGCTTTGCCTATCAGAATGCGGTCGTCGTTGCTCCGGAGGCATCGCAGCTTACCGTCCTTCTGAACGACCGCGTGGTGCACCAACAGCAGATCGGCTCCTCCGATAATGAATCGGATGTCACTTTCGACATCCCGCGCGGGCTCCTACAGCCGGGTGCCAACCTGCTGACCTTCGAGGCGGAGCAACGCCACCGCGTCGATTGCGATATCCCCTCAACCTACGAGCTCTGGTCGGACATCGATCCGGCAAGAACCTACTTGAGCTTCGCCGGCAACGAGGCTGAGAAACTGTCGACCACCGATGCGATCCGCGCGATCGGTGTCGACGGAGCCGGCAAGACGCAGTTCAATCTTGTCGTGCCGGCGCTTGCCCAACCCGGGACGACTAAGCCGATCCTTCGTCTCGCGCAGGGCCTTGCTCTACTCAGCGGAATGCCGAACGAGACCTTCTCGTTCGATACGGACGTACTGCCCTCGCCCGGTCCCGGCAAGATGACTGTCATCGTCGGCACACCGGCGGAATTGCAACCCGTCTTTGCCGTTGCGACCTCGGCGCAAAATGGAGCTCTGGCGACATTTGCGACCGATCCGCGTAGCGGCCAGCAGCTCCTGCTCATTAGCGGCCCGTCCTGGCAGGCGATTTCCTCTGCGATCGATATGGTAGTTTCTCCGACCGACCGCGACCCCAACACCCCCCGCGATCTACTGGTGACGCAGCGATGGACGGCCCCGGATGCGCCGCTGATCTACTCCGACACCAGCCTTTCCTTCGAACAGCTGGGCGTCAAGACGACGGAATTCTCCGGGCGGCGCTTCCACACCAGCTTCAATGTGGCAATTCCGTCCGATTTCTATGCGAACGCCTATGGGGAAGCCACCATCCTGCTTGACGCAGCCTATGCCAAGGATGTGCGGCCGGGCAGCCATATCGATGTTTACGTCAACGGCAGCATCGCCACGACGAAGCCGATCACGGCGACCGGCGGCGGCATCTTCCGGCAACTGCCCATTCGCATCACCATGCGCCATTTCAAGCCGGGCCTGAATACAATCACGCTGGAAGCCATATTGCTCGCCGACGAGGATTCAGCGTGCGCGCCCGCAGCAACATCGAGCACGACGCCGCGTTTTGCCTTGTTCGATACCAGCCAGTTCCGCGTCCCGGATTTTGCCAGGGTCGCACAGCGGCCCAACCTTGCCGCATTCGCCGGTACCGGCTACCCCTACAATCGCGGGAGCGAGCCGACCGCGCTCTTCATCGACCGAGCGGATGCCGACACGCTATCTGCGGCCGCGACACTCCTTGGTCGAATGGCGCTCGTTGCCGGACATCCTATCCCCATGGACCCGACGGTCTCCTCAAACACTGTCGGGACCCGCAACGCGCTGTTCATCGGCTCCGTCTCGCAACTGCCGTCGACGGTCCTCACGCAAATGAACATCTCCTCATCGAGCCAGGTAGCCTGGCGCCCGCCGGCACCCGGTCAGACCGGTACGCCGGAAGCCTCAGTGACGATAGCCGATTGGCGCTCCCGCATCAGCGGCGGACTGCTGCAGGGGCAAATGGAACACTTCCAGCAATGGATGCATCGCAATTTCGATATCACTTTGAGCTCGCTGCGCTTCATACCCGGCTCGGAGCAGGTGTTCACGCCGTCGAACGCCAATAGCCTCCTGATCGCCCAGGAGGCAAATCCGACCAATGACGCAGGCTGGACCGTCGTGACCGCACCGAATGCCCAAGACCTGCGCTCAGGCGTGGAGGCAATGACCGCGCAGAACGCATGGCCTGAGATCAGCGGTCGCATCACCGTCTATTCCGGCAAGACCGGAAAGATCAATACGGTTCCCGTCAGCCGCTTCACCTTGGTCACGTCGCAGCCCTGGTCGTTGACGAACTATCGGTTGATCGCCGCAAACTGGCTTTCCAGTAACATACTGTCCTACGCACTCCTGTTCGTAGCTGCCTCCTTCCTGCTCGGCGTCAGCACAGCGAGCGTCCTTTCCAAGATCGGCAGGCGCGAATGA
- the bcsA gene encoding UDP-forming cellulose synthase catalytic subunit: protein MQTARSILIWAVIALCGIVLITLPVNLQTQLIAGTVVVTIMAVIKVLKRQGTWRLVALAFGTAIVLRYVYWRTSYTLPPVNQLENFIPGLLLYLAEMYNVAMLMLSLFIVATPLPPRTARAAKTQHFPSVDVFVPSYNEDTNLLANTLASAKAMDYPADKLRVWLLDDGGTAQKRNSTKILESQAAIARHNELKQLCADLEVEYLTRERNEHAKAGNLNNGLEHSNGELIAVFDADHAPARDFLLETVGYFEDDPKLFLVQTPHFFINPDPLERNLRTFDNMPSENEMFYGIIQRGLDKWNAAFFCGSAAVLSRRALESQNGFSGISITEDCETALALHGAGWNSIYVDKPLIAGLQPATFASFIGQRSRWAQGMMQILRFRFPLLKRGLTLPQRLCYMSSTLFWLFPFPRVIFLFAPLFYLFFDLEIFTASGSEFLAYTLAYMLVNLMMQNYLYGSFRWPWISELYEYVQTVHLLPAVVSVMLNPRKPTFKVTAKDESIAVSRLSEISRPFFVIFAVQVIALAVTIYRVYAEPYKADVTLVVGGWNIINLILSGCALGVVSERGERASSRRVRVDRRSEFGTDGKWNSASIEDVSVHGARLNVFNRGMDPIKVGSEATIRFQPYSGADMVTLSVMIRNIEQMGDITAVGCQYVPKGAADHRLIADLVFANSDQWTKFQQARRRNPGIIRGTIWFLSLSFYQTSRGLIYLFRGGGSDRTQQRQDAKARS, encoded by the coding sequence ATGCAGACAGCACGCAGCATCTTGATATGGGCCGTGATAGCACTATGCGGCATCGTGCTGATCACATTGCCGGTCAACCTTCAAACCCAGCTGATTGCCGGCACGGTCGTCGTTACCATCATGGCGGTCATCAAGGTCCTCAAGCGTCAGGGAACGTGGCGACTGGTCGCCCTTGCCTTCGGCACCGCCATCGTGCTGCGCTATGTCTATTGGCGCACGTCCTACACGCTGCCGCCGGTCAACCAGCTGGAAAACTTCATCCCGGGCCTGCTGCTCTATCTCGCCGAAATGTACAACGTCGCGATGCTGATGCTCAGCCTCTTCATCGTCGCGACCCCCCTGCCCCCGCGCACCGCGCGCGCGGCGAAGACGCAGCATTTCCCGTCGGTGGATGTCTTCGTGCCGTCCTATAATGAAGATACCAATCTGCTTGCCAACACGCTCGCCTCCGCCAAGGCGATGGACTATCCGGCCGATAAGCTCAGGGTCTGGCTGCTGGACGACGGTGGCACCGCGCAGAAGCGCAACTCCACGAAGATTCTGGAATCGCAGGCTGCGATCGCGCGCCATAATGAACTCAAGCAACTTTGCGCAGATCTGGAAGTCGAGTATCTGACGCGCGAGCGCAACGAACATGCGAAGGCCGGCAATCTCAACAACGGACTGGAACATTCGAACGGCGAGTTGATTGCCGTCTTCGACGCCGACCATGCGCCTGCGCGCGATTTTCTGCTCGAAACGGTCGGATATTTCGAGGATGATCCAAAGCTCTTCCTCGTACAGACGCCGCATTTCTTCATCAATCCGGACCCGTTGGAGCGCAACCTGCGCACCTTCGACAACATGCCGAGCGAGAACGAGATGTTCTACGGCATCATTCAGCGCGGCCTGGACAAATGGAACGCGGCCTTTTTCTGCGGATCCGCCGCCGTGCTCAGCCGCCGGGCGCTGGAATCGCAAAACGGCTTCAGCGGCATCAGCATCACCGAGGATTGCGAAACCGCGCTCGCGCTGCACGGAGCCGGCTGGAACAGCATCTATGTCGACAAGCCGCTAATTGCCGGCCTGCAGCCGGCGACCTTTGCGAGCTTCATCGGTCAGCGTAGCCGCTGGGCGCAGGGGATGATGCAGATCCTGCGCTTCCGCTTCCCCCTCCTGAAGCGCGGCCTGACGCTGCCGCAGCGCCTCTGCTACATGTCTTCGACGCTCTTTTGGCTCTTTCCGTTCCCGCGCGTCATTTTCCTGTTCGCGCCGCTCTTCTATCTGTTTTTCGACCTCGAGATCTTTACGGCATCAGGCAGCGAATTCCTCGCCTATACGCTTGCCTACATGCTCGTGAACCTGATGATGCAGAACTATCTCTATGGCTCGTTCCGCTGGCCATGGATTTCGGAGCTCTATGAATACGTCCAGACCGTGCATCTGTTGCCCGCCGTCGTTTCGGTCATGCTCAATCCTCGCAAGCCGACTTTCAAGGTCACGGCCAAGGACGAATCGATCGCCGTCAGCCGGCTTTCGGAGATCAGCCGTCCGTTCTTCGTCATCTTTGCCGTTCAGGTCATCGCGCTGGCGGTCACCATATACCGCGTCTATGCGGAACCCTATAAGGCCGATGTCACGCTCGTCGTCGGCGGCTGGAACATCATCAACCTCATCCTGTCCGGCTGTGCGCTCGGCGTCGTCTCGGAACGCGGGGAGCGCGCGTCCTCGCGGCGCGTCAGGGTGGATCGCCGCAGCGAATTCGGGACTGACGGCAAGTGGAATTCCGCATCCATCGAGGATGTTTCCGTCCATGGCGCCAGGCTGAACGTCTTCAACAGGGGTATGGACCCGATCAAGGTCGGCTCGGAAGCCACCATTCGCTTCCAGCCCTATAGCGGCGCCGACATGGTGACCTTGTCGGTCATGATCCGCAATATCGAACAAATGGGCGACATCACGGCCGTTGGATGCCAGTATGTTCCGAAGGGCGCCGCCGACCATCGCCTGATTGCCGACCTCGTCTTTGCCAATTCCGACCAATGGACGAAGTTCCAGCAGGCGCGCCGGCGCAACCCCGGCATCATCCGGGGAACGATCTGGTTCCTGAGCCTGTCATTCTATCAGACCAGTCGCGGTTTGATCTATCTTTTCAGGGGTGGGGGCTCGGATCGCACGCAGCAGCGGCAGGATGCAAAGGCGAGAAGCTGA
- the bcsN gene encoding cellulose biosynthesis protein BcsN has protein sequence MHFSKAIALIILACLGAGCTTTGQVRQSIGVETVAADKALAFPPPGGPAIVNVVERRHAKDVEQTISLFTSSSVPGQNFLKVQFLGIAGSNPGLGSRPFDTVSEGAIAREMAAAIPGVRLARSAIFVQNGYGPFGYASGQSRAGDTCLYAWQQVKAGFTPSQEQRNFGMVQVRIRLCDALATERQLLSTVYGYTITGHFAGAALNPFGGPRGADAVLGKPGELVYPDATTYRTAPIGIGYPNHPAAARPVVIRRPAVTQPQPQVQPTLPPMIGPRVPLPDGQSAPPQTNGASGPTSIAQPPSTNTASNIIVPLPDCNGEAGISQGCR, from the coding sequence ATGCATTTTTCAAAAGCGATAGCGTTGATAATATTAGCTTGCCTCGGCGCCGGATGCACGACCACCGGCCAGGTTCGCCAGTCGATCGGCGTGGAAACCGTTGCCGCCGACAAGGCGCTGGCTTTTCCACCCCCAGGCGGACCGGCAATCGTCAATGTGGTGGAGCGCAGGCATGCCAAGGATGTCGAGCAGACAATCTCGCTCTTCACCTCCTCTTCCGTTCCCGGGCAGAATTTTCTCAAGGTGCAGTTTCTCGGTATAGCCGGCTCGAATCCCGGGCTCGGGAGCAGGCCCTTCGATACGGTCAGCGAGGGTGCGATCGCTCGGGAAATGGCGGCTGCAATCCCCGGCGTGCGGCTCGCTCGCTCGGCGATATTCGTCCAGAACGGCTACGGGCCTTTTGGTTATGCCTCCGGCCAAAGCAGGGCCGGCGATACCTGCCTCTATGCCTGGCAGCAGGTGAAGGCCGGTTTCACCCCGTCGCAGGAGCAACGCAATTTCGGCATGGTGCAAGTGCGCATCCGGCTCTGCGACGCCCTCGCGACGGAACGCCAGCTCTTGAGCACCGTCTATGGCTATACGATAACAGGCCATTTCGCCGGTGCCGCACTGAACCCCTTCGGCGGGCCGCGCGGAGCCGATGCTGTTCTGGGCAAGCCTGGCGAACTGGTCTATCCCGATGCAACGACCTATCGTACGGCGCCGATCGGCATCGGCTACCCGAACCACCCCGCAGCAGCGCGCCCCGTTGTCATCCGCCGCCCGGCCGTGACGCAGCCGCAGCCGCAGGTCCAGCCGACCCTGCCGCCGATGATCGGGCCGCGCGTACCCTTGCCCGACGGGCAGAGCGCGCCGCCACAGACGAATGGCGCAAGCGGACCGACCTCGATAGCGCAGCCGCCGTCGACGAATACGGCAAGCAATATCATCGTGCCTTTACCGGACTGTAACGGAGAAGCTGGCATATCCCAGGGGTGCCGCTAG
- a CDS encoding alpha/beta hydrolase-fold protein: MPQSSLPEAAEVSAPVTLAGCTFADLKFENAGQPHRIFLYRPSKPAPPEGWPILYLTDGNACFATAVDALKVQASYPNGTNVSEGVVVAIGYPTDEPYDPLRRSWDLSPPPGRVYPPFFPDTPDVRTGGGEHFLTLIENELKPWVEEQVPIDRSRQTLFGHSFGGLFVLYALLTKPTAFNRWISASPAIYWEDAAILSTESAFLEGHRASFDIELHLSAGQFEGATLAPFHKGTPEEQKRLDRAKEIRTVELAREMAHRWAKLTSSTDAITFEEYAGENHMSALPVALNRAVQIAFRRPK; encoded by the coding sequence ATGCCCCAATCGTCATTACCTGAAGCAGCCGAAGTCTCGGCGCCTGTCACGCTTGCCGGCTGCACGTTTGCCGACCTGAAGTTTGAGAATGCCGGTCAGCCGCACAGGATTTTTCTTTATCGCCCCAGCAAGCCGGCTCCGCCGGAGGGATGGCCGATCCTCTATTTGACGGATGGCAACGCCTGCTTTGCCACCGCCGTCGATGCGCTGAAGGTGCAGGCGAGCTACCCGAATGGGACCAATGTCAGCGAAGGCGTTGTCGTCGCCATCGGCTATCCCACGGATGAACCATATGATCCGCTTCGCCGTTCCTGGGATCTGAGTCCACCGCCTGGCCGGGTCTATCCGCCGTTTTTTCCTGACACACCCGATGTGAGGACAGGCGGCGGAGAGCATTTCCTGACGCTGATCGAAAATGAGCTGAAGCCCTGGGTCGAAGAGCAGGTTCCGATCGACCGATCTCGTCAGACGCTCTTCGGCCATTCGTTCGGCGGCCTTTTCGTGCTCTACGCACTGCTGACGAAACCAACGGCCTTTAACCGCTGGATTTCGGCAAGCCCCGCGATCTACTGGGAAGACGCCGCCATTCTTTCGACGGAGAGCGCATTCCTGGAAGGGCATCGGGCCTCCTTCGACATCGAACTGCATCTGTCCGCCGGTCAATTTGAAGGCGCGACCCTTGCGCCTTTTCACAAGGGTACGCCGGAGGAGCAAAAGCGGCTGGACCGCGCAAAGGAGATACGCACGGTGGAACTCGCCCGCGAGATGGCGCACAGATGGGCTAAATTGACATCATCCACAGATGCCATAACCTTTGAGGAATATGCCGGAGAGAACCATATGTCGGCGCTCCCGGTCGCCTTGAACCGGGCTGTGCAGATTGCATTTCGCAGGCCTAAATAA